From the genome of Miscanthus floridulus cultivar M001 chromosome 10, ASM1932011v1, whole genome shotgun sequence, one region includes:
- the LOC136484787 gene encoding serine/threonine-protein kinase-like protein CCR4, with protein sequence MPPPRRLRLHLHAAFFLFLLPVFFLLLATRGPGAAASALSTFALAKADATTIVCALLPSAASPLLVDLNCTAAGGDHARQETYPSSHPFAALAGGEDFLCAVGPSGERAGDVDMRWWDLSADGGSRSKRVYMGPPLRALSSGAYRVCGVLDSGELHCWRWRGLNISRDLRFVAAAVGDGFLCGILKGTPASIRCFGNDTADPAVAAAPADGSFDVVAACGHHACALSTTGALTCWGLDPPRVDAAATAGYAALALGEAGVCGLRTNFTIRCFGDGVAHPPAGLAHAQFLDVRAQGRAFCGVLMANYSLVCWGGAEFNATNRLVFGGVMPGPCVPMSSCQCGVLPGSANLCDAGRCVCVDCAFELNVARPSASLVPGKGGRSRRTMWIAIAAAGGAFLVFFAALQLALVLWCRRRRRRRRNEQDTSGGAQQWLMPPRLGSSRSRGPGSVVEHFTLDMLHAATDGFSDDSRIGTGSFGSVYRGTLPDGREVAIKRAEDSAKASSSAARPARRRDRETAFNSELTALARANHKNIVCLLGCCADSGDRVLVYEFMANGTLHDQLHRRSPMAAAVSSWRGRLTIALGAARGIEYMHVYAVPPIIHRDVKSANILLDDAWTAKIADFGLSSVLDPSAGACGGDGDGAGVPQEPLYTGGTVGYMDPEYYRLQHLTDKSDVYSFGVVLLELMSGCRVVQRYAESVTPKNVVEFAVPHILADDVARALDPRLPAPTPDEAEALAYVGYLAADCVGPVGCDRPSMTEVVDALERALAACGAAPLSRAGTGRRPVLSRSGTDQFDLTDTD encoded by the coding sequence atgccgccgccgcgccggcTCCGGCTCCACCTCCATGccgccttcttcctcttcctgctGCCCGTCTTCTTCCTGCTGCTCGCGACGCGGGGGCCCGGCGCGGCGGCCTCCGCGCTCTCCACCTTCGCGCTGGCCAAGGCGGACGCCACCACCATAGTGTGCGCGCTGCTGCCGTCGGCGGCGTCGCCGCTGCTGGTCGACCTCAACTGCACGGCGGCCGGCGGCGACCACGCACGCCAGGAGACGTACCCGTCCTCGCACCCCTTCGCCGCGCTGGCCGGCGGGGAGGACTTCCTCTGCGCCGTGGGGCCCTCCGGCGAGCGCGCGGGCGACGTCGACATGCGCTGGTGGGACCTGTCCGCCGACGGCGGCAGCAGATCCAAGCGAGTCTACATGGGCCCGCCGCTCCGGGCGCTGTCCTCGGGGGCGTACCGCGTCTGCGGGGTGCTCGACAGCGGGGAGCTCCACTGCTGGCGCTGGCGCGGCCTCAACATCTCCCGGGACCTCCggttcgtcgccgccgccgtcggggaCGGCTTCCTGTGCGGCATCCTTAAAGGGACGCCGGCCTCCATCCGCTGCTTCGGCAACGACACGGCGGACccggccgtcgccgccgcgccggCGGACGGGAGCTTCGACGTCGTGGCGGCGTGCGGCCACCACGCGTGCGCGCTGTCCACGACGGGGGCGCTCACGTGCTGGGGCCTCGACCCTCCCAGGGTCGACGCGGCGGCCACCGCGGGGTACGCGGCGCTGGCATTGGGGGAGGCCGGCGTCTGCGGCCTGCGCACCAATTTCACCATCCGCTGCTTCGGCGACGGCGTCGCCCACCCGCCGGCCGGCCTCGCGCACGCCCAGTTCCTCGACGTGCGCGCGCAGGGCAGGGCCTTCTGCGGCGTGCTCATGGCCAACTACTCCCTCGTCTGCTGGGGCGGCGCCGAGTTCAACGCCACCAACCGCCTCGTCTTCGGCGGCGTCATGCCGGGCCCCTGCGTGCCCATGTCCTCGTGCCAATGCGGCGTCTTGCCGGGCTCCGCCAACCTCTGCGACGCCGGCCGCTGCGTCTGCGTCGACTGCGCGTTCGAGCTCAACGTCGCCAGGCCCAGCGCGTCGCTCGTGCCCGGGAAGGGCGGCAGGAGCAGGAGGACCATGTGGATTGCCATCGCGGCGGCGGGTGGCGCTTTCCTCGTGTTCTTCGCGGCATTGCAGCTCGCGCTGGTCCTGTGgtgtcgccggcgccggcgccgccgcaggAACGAACAGGATACCTCCGGTGGCGCGCAGCAGTGGCTGATGCCGCCGAGGCTCGGCTCCAGCAGGAGCAGGGGGCCGGGCAGCGTGGTGGAGCACTTCACGCTGGACATGCTCCACGCCGCGACGGACGGGTTCTCCGACGACAGCCGGATCGGGACCGGGAGCTTCGGGTCCGTGTACCGCGGCACCCTCCCCGACGGGCGCGAGGTCGCGATCAAGCGCGCCGAGGACTCAGCCaaggcgtcgagctcggcggcgCGCCCGGCGCGGCGCCGCGACCGGGAGACGGCGTTCAACTCGGAGCTGACCGCGCTGGCGCGCGCCAACCACAAGAACATCGTGTGCCTGCTGGGCTGCTGCGCCGACTCCGGCGATCGCGTGCTGGTGTACGAGTTCATGGCCAACGGCACGCTGCACGACCAGCTGCACAGGCGCAGCCCCATGGCGGCGGCCGTGTCGTCGTGGCGTGGACGCCTCACCATCGCGCTGGGCGCGGCGCGGGGCATCGAGTACATGCACGTCTACGCCGTGCCGCCCATCATCCACCGCGACGTCAAGTCCGCCAACATCCTGCTCGACGACGCGTGGACCGCCAAGATCGCCGACTTCGGGCTGTCCTCCGTGCTGGACCCCAGCGCGGGCGcctgcggcggcgacggcgacggcgccggtGTGCCGCAGGAGCCGCTCTACACGGGGGGCACGGTGGGGTACATGGACCCGGAGTACTACCGGCTGCAGCACCTGACGGACAAgagcgacgtgtacagcttcggcgtgGTGCTCCTGGAGCTCATGTCGGGGTGCCGCGTCGTGCAGCGCTACGCCGAGAGCGTGACGCCCAAGAACGTGGTGGAGTTCGCGGTGCCGCACATCCTCGCCGACGACGTCGCGCGCGCGCTGGAcccgcgcctccccgcgcccacgcccgacgAGGCCGAGGCGCTGGCCTACGTGGGCTACCTCGCCGCCGACTGCGTGGGCCCCGTGGGGTGCGACCGCCCGTCCATGACAGAGGTCGTCGACGCCCTGGAGCGCGCCCTCGCGGCCTGCGGGGCCGCGCCGCTCTCCCGCGCCGGCACCGGCCGCCGCCCCGTGCTCTCCCGCTCCGGCACCGACCAGTTCGACCTCACCGACACCGACTAG